A window of Roseiflexus castenholzii DSM 13941 genomic DNA:
GAGGAAGCAAACGTGCCGGCGATCAACGCTCCCAGGGCGGTAATATCCTGGCGTGCAGCGTCGCCCTGTGCCGTGATCACCTGGCCACTCTTATCGAGAAGCAAGACGTAATTGCCACCGGTATCTTCGGCAAGGCGCACCAGGCATTCTTCGATGACTTTGATCTCTTCGGCTGGAACGATCTGACTCGTAAGTTGTGGATCCATGCGGCTCTCCACTCTGCGTGCGGCGGCTTGCACCGGGACAGGCATGTGCAGACTGTGCACCCGCCCTACCTTCCGCTATTATAGCATACCGCTTGTATCGCAGACGGACCGCTGCGCCTGCTGCCATGCACGGACGCGCGGCGCGTCTGCTGCAGTCTATTCCCCATTATACTACACTGTTGCATACCGGAACGTGATCGAAGCAGTAGCGACGTGATTGCAGCATCGCTACATTTGGCGCGTTATACCAATGACGATTGACGATGCCGCATGCTTGTCATTCCGAGCGCAGCGACTGGTCATTCCGAGCGCAGCGACTGGTCATTCCGAGCGCAGCGACTGGTCATTCCGAGCGCAGCGACTGGTCATTCCGAGCGCAGCGACTGGTCATTCCGAGCGCAGCGACTGGTCATTCCGAGCGCAGCGACTGGTCATTCCGAGCGCAGCGACTGGTCATTCCGAGCGCAGCGAGGAATCTAAGCGGGTCGCGCAAGACCCTCGCGCTGATCGGGGTGACCATGCCGGATGTTCGCAGGTCATTGGTATTACGCTTCGCTCTCATTGCGCTCACGTTCTTTGGGAGGGCGCCCTGTCCGAATATTGCGCAGCGATTGGATGGTGGCTGCCAGCGCCCGATCCGCCCACCCGTAGATCGTCGGGCGACTTTTACGCAGATCTTCAGCAATCTGAGTGACGTTGGTGCGGTACTCGGGATCGAACGTCGCCAGATTGATGCGCGCCGATGCAACGATCTGTAAAATCTCTTCCTCACTCAGGTCGTGTTCGCGGATGAGTTTCCTGGCTCGCTTGCTGCTCAGATCGAGTCGCATAGATGCGCACCTTTACGCTCGCGCCCTGTATCCATACGCTGGCGGGCAGGCTCGTGACGAATGGTTTGTATACTGTGATCATAGCATGAGGAAAACCGGATGTCCAGTGCTCTTTGTAAACAGTAATTGCCCGATCACCCGATGTCTGACGATGCGATAGAGCCTATCAGGTCGCGGCTCATGCCATGTCGCTTCGCCATGAAAATCACGTCGAAACGTGACGACATGTAAGGATTAACAGACTGTCGCGCTTTAATAAAACCTGCCCGCCAGCATGCCATGCTGGCGGGCAGAGGTCAGCGGTATCCTGCTCTGGCGGTATCAGTTGCTCGTCGGGTTGATCAGAATCCGGCGCGGCTTGACCTCCTCAGCCTTAGGGATCTCCAGGCGCAGGACGCCATTATTCAGCGTCGCTTTGATGGCATCAGCCTTGACTGAGCGCGGCAGGGCAACCTGGCGCTGGAAGGCGCCGTAACGCCGCTCGATGCGATGATAGTTGCGCTTCGTCTCCTGCGACTCTTGCTTGATTTCGCCCTTGATCGTCAGCAGGTTGTTCTCAACCGTCACCTCCAGGTCTTCAGGCTTGAGCCCAGGCACCGCCGCCTCGACCAGATAGGCGTCCTCGGTTTCGCTCAGGTCGAGCGCCGGAACGAAACCACCCCGCGCCAGATCGGGGCGCACGAAGCTTTCCTCGAACAACTGATTCATCGCCTCACGCAGGGTCATCATTTCCTGGAAGGGATCCCAGCGAG
This region includes:
- a CDS encoding helix-turn-helix domain-containing protein yields the protein MRLDLSSKRARKLIREHDLSEEEILQIVASARINLATFDPEYRTNVTQIAEDLRKSRPTIYGWADRALAATIQSLRNIRTGRPPKERERNESEA
- a CDS encoding Hsp20/alpha crystallin family protein, encoding MTNLTRWDPFQEMMTLREAMNQLFEESFVRPDLARGGFVPALDLSETEDAYLVEAAVPGLKPEDLEVTVENNLLTIKGEIKQESQETKRNYHRIERRYGAFQRQVALPRSVKADAIKATLNNGVLRLEIPKAEEVKPRRILINPTSN